In Gemmatimonas sp., one genomic interval encodes:
- a CDS encoding sigma-54 dependent transcriptional regulator — translation MTKPLFLIIDDERNFSEFLREALEGEGYEVALAGTARAGLELARKSLPRVVLLDQNLPDQQGLALLPELQRLASVPVVIVITAHAEVGYAVSALKAGAFHYLPKPFAFDDLLAVLAQAAITNDLQASTPSSAAMQSIIGTSTAVHELRRQLARIAASPVPAVLLQGESGTGKELAARAIHDASARRSAPFVAVNCAALSETLLMSELFGHERGSFTDARQQKKGVFELAHGGTLLLDEVSEMGVRAQAALLRALEQRCFTRVGGQSEIKVDVRVIAASNRDMQQLVSTGLFRIDLYHRLNVVRVVLPSLRERAGDISSIGEHLSRSIALHYGEAVRPVTPAAVAALESYDWPGNIRELRNVIERAYVIGGGPQVELQDLPDEVRRACAVITTGDVPLRSAEPGRFQDAKREVVEHFERGYLLEALRNAGGNVTIAAERAGVLRQVFQRMLLRHGITSTDFRDSAVTRARHSQ, via the coding sequence ATGACGAAGCCGCTGTTCCTGATCATCGATGATGAGCGCAACTTCAGTGAATTCCTGAGGGAGGCGCTCGAAGGGGAAGGGTACGAGGTGGCGCTGGCTGGCACGGCCCGGGCGGGCCTGGAGCTGGCGCGGAAATCCCTCCCTCGTGTCGTGCTGCTCGACCAGAACCTCCCGGATCAGCAGGGGTTGGCGCTGTTGCCCGAGCTCCAGCGTCTGGCGTCCGTTCCGGTCGTGATCGTGATTACGGCGCATGCGGAGGTCGGCTATGCCGTGAGTGCGCTCAAGGCTGGCGCATTTCATTATCTGCCGAAGCCGTTCGCTTTCGATGATCTGCTGGCCGTGCTGGCGCAGGCCGCGATCACGAACGACCTGCAGGCGTCGACCCCGAGCAGTGCGGCCATGCAGTCGATCATCGGCACATCGACTGCTGTGCACGAACTCCGGCGCCAGCTGGCGCGCATTGCGGCCAGCCCCGTTCCCGCGGTCCTGCTCCAGGGCGAATCCGGCACGGGCAAGGAGTTGGCCGCGCGGGCCATCCACGATGCCAGTGCGCGTCGGAGCGCGCCCTTCGTGGCGGTCAACTGCGCGGCACTTTCCGAAACGTTGCTCATGAGCGAGCTGTTCGGGCACGAGCGCGGGTCGTTCACGGACGCCCGCCAGCAAAAGAAGGGCGTCTTCGAGCTTGCCCACGGCGGGACGCTACTCCTCGACGAGGTGAGCGAGATGGGCGTGCGTGCGCAGGCGGCGCTGCTGCGCGCGCTGGAGCAGCGCTGCTTCACGCGCGTGGGCGGGCAAAGTGAGATCAAGGTCGATGTGCGGGTCATCGCCGCTTCCAATCGCGACATGCAGCAATTGGTCTCCACGGGGCTATTCCGCATCGACCTGTATCATCGCCTGAACGTGGTGCGCGTGGTGCTACCGTCGCTCCGTGAGCGTGCGGGGGACATCTCGTCAATCGGGGAGCATCTCTCGCGTTCCATTGCGCTGCATTACGGCGAAGCGGTTCGTCCGGTCACCCCCGCTGCCGTCGCTGCCCTCGAGAGCTACGACTGGCCGGGAAACATCCGGGAGCTTCGCAATGTGATCGAGCGCGCCTACGTCATCGGCGGTGGTCCGCAGGTGGAGCTGCAGGACTTGCCGGACGAAGTGCGCCGTGCGTGCGCTGTCATCACGACCGGCGATGTGCCCCTACGCAGCGCGGAGCCGGGGCGCTTTCAGGACGCCAAGCGCGAGGTTGTGGAGCACTTCGAACGCGGCTACCTGCTCGAGGCACTGCGGAATGCTGGCGGGAACGTGACGATTG
- a CDS encoding ATP-binding protein, with amino-acid sequence MPLSQTSLTTWSVSAERWSTLGTIAAEHRLVRVLLLVLGLLGPLNLPFSVPPLGRDASPGWFATSAMPSAHASELAAGASTSLRITRVSRRARQAGVLPGDVLVAVNGVPVTLATLAEHRARAVGKLVALDLQRRGDSVRVQVQVDAATIGYRVYTTYVLLLTCLSWLVGMALIASRGSTAFGLLTGAALLLIPPIAFSNGVPGTGLLLTSVRWLWHMEASAFRLFVPALLLHALAIAIRRPTWRSPRLWLGVYTLLGALLLLVTDLGRDPLAWARPGLLRELRMLVGFLLETVTALSAIYMLLRPEVSQGVTIRIVYGAIAAVMLSASVFSSTTLVLGSWSGEEFVSGVNSVATLFLPLALALHFFSPERLDDRVRNAPALATWSFAIILSAVHGLVIFASVAVVLNGSGQDLGGNEWLLFSTVVAATLLPAPAFRWLRATVDRRLMSRWVRAESNAQEFVYELSQELDSTRIARRIAAEIPALLDVSSAELFLVGEPVHSASASGAIGAATDVRFVSATELEAMRAADTQEGVTVFPVWGLDGVPIAVLRIGARTDGRPIDLPARVLITTIRQGVGAALAAAKAHIDLRRAGQELATAERIAAVGSLSGGLAHEIKNPLAGLKMGVYVLRRDGVDPVKLQRLERDVGRIDDLVSGLLRFTSDRADQADEVRLVDLRLVAAACVRDLRIGAEDRGIEIVEEYPNDVVLQRGSLLQFRLILTNLVSNAVESIGGAGRVVLTLRDTYDRITLTVGDTGAGIPPDIVPRVFDLHFTTKQSGTGIGLALVRREVERLGGYIEVVETSTRGTMMCVSLPRCPEALVYEETVPHDEAAVPDHR; translated from the coding sequence ATGCCGCTGTCGCAGACCTCCTTGACGACGTGGTCGGTCTCAGCCGAACGCTGGAGTACGCTGGGCACGATTGCGGCCGAACATCGGCTGGTGCGCGTGCTGCTGCTGGTGCTCGGCCTGCTGGGTCCACTGAACCTGCCGTTTTCCGTCCCGCCGCTTGGCCGGGACGCAAGCCCGGGGTGGTTCGCCACCTCCGCCATGCCGAGTGCACACGCGTCGGAACTGGCGGCGGGGGCGAGTACGTCCCTGCGCATCACGCGTGTGTCCCGCCGCGCCCGCCAGGCCGGCGTGCTTCCTGGCGACGTGCTCGTGGCCGTCAATGGTGTGCCCGTCACGCTGGCCACACTCGCCGAACACCGAGCGCGCGCCGTCGGCAAGCTCGTCGCGCTCGATCTCCAGCGGCGCGGCGACAGCGTGCGCGTGCAGGTGCAGGTGGATGCCGCCACGATTGGTTACCGGGTCTATACGACGTATGTGCTCCTGCTTACCTGCCTCAGCTGGTTGGTCGGCATGGCGCTCATTGCTTCGCGAGGCTCCACCGCCTTTGGGTTGCTGACGGGGGCGGCGCTCCTCCTGATCCCGCCGATAGCATTCTCGAACGGCGTGCCCGGTACTGGGCTTCTGCTGACGTCCGTCCGCTGGTTGTGGCACATGGAGGCATCCGCCTTTCGCCTGTTTGTGCCTGCGCTGCTCCTGCACGCCTTGGCCATTGCCATACGCCGCCCGACCTGGCGTTCGCCTCGGCTGTGGCTGGGCGTGTACACGCTACTAGGTGCTCTGCTGTTGCTCGTGACGGATCTCGGGCGGGATCCTCTGGCGTGGGCCCGGCCGGGTCTCCTCCGGGAACTCCGCATGCTGGTGGGGTTCCTGCTGGAAACCGTGACGGCGCTCAGCGCCATATACATGCTTCTGCGGCCGGAGGTGTCGCAGGGGGTCACGATACGCATCGTGTATGGCGCCATTGCCGCCGTGATGCTCTCGGCATCGGTCTTTTCCTCCACGACGCTGGTGCTCGGCTCATGGTCGGGGGAAGAGTTCGTCTCGGGGGTCAATTCGGTCGCAACCCTGTTCTTGCCGCTGGCGCTCGCCCTCCATTTCTTTTCGCCCGAGCGCCTCGATGACCGCGTGCGGAACGCGCCTGCCCTTGCGACGTGGAGCTTTGCCATCATCCTGTCGGCCGTGCATGGCCTGGTCATTTTTGCGTCCGTTGCCGTCGTACTGAATGGCTCCGGCCAAGATCTTGGCGGCAATGAATGGTTGCTGTTCTCGACCGTGGTCGCCGCCACCCTGCTCCCGGCCCCAGCGTTCCGATGGCTTCGCGCCACTGTCGACCGGCGGCTGATGTCGCGCTGGGTCCGGGCCGAGTCCAATGCGCAGGAGTTCGTGTACGAACTCAGCCAGGAACTCGATTCCACGCGCATCGCCCGGCGCATCGCCGCGGAGATTCCCGCACTGCTCGATGTCTCGTCGGCCGAGCTGTTCCTGGTCGGCGAACCGGTTCATTCCGCCTCCGCGAGCGGGGCCATCGGCGCCGCGACCGACGTTCGCTTCGTTTCCGCCACCGAACTCGAAGCAATGCGTGCGGCCGACACCCAGGAGGGCGTCACGGTGTTCCCGGTCTGGGGGTTGGACGGCGTGCCGATCGCCGTTCTGCGCATTGGCGCCCGAACGGACGGCCGCCCCATCGATCTTCCGGCACGAGTGCTCATTACCACCATTCGTCAGGGGGTAGGCGCTGCCCTGGCGGCTGCCAAGGCGCATATCGATTTGCGTCGCGCGGGGCAGGAGCTCGCGACGGCTGAACGCATCGCCGCCGTCGGTTCGCTTTCAGGTGGCCTCGCGCACGAAATCAAGAATCCGCTGGCGGGTCTCAAGATGGGCGTGTACGTGCTGCGTCGGGACGGTGTCGATCCCGTGAAGCTGCAGCGGCTCGAACGTGACGTGGGTCGCATCGATGACCTCGTCTCCGGCCTACTGCGTTTCACCAGTGACCGGGCCGATCAGGCGGACGAGGTCCGACTTGTCGATCTGCGCCTGGTGGCCGCGGCATGTGTCCGTGACCTGCGGATCGGTGCCGAGGACCGCGGCATCGAGATCGTGGAGGAGTACCCCAACGACGTCGTGCTCCAGCGGGGATCGCTCCTGCAGTTCCGCTTGATCCTCACCAATCTTGTGTCCAACGCCGTTGAGAGCATCGGGGGGGCTGGCCGCGTGGTACTGACCCTTCGCGATACGTATGATCGCATAACGCTGACCGTGGGTGATACGGGAGCAGGCATTCCGCCGGACATTGTGCCGCGCGTGTTCGACCTGCATTTCACCACGAAGCAGAGCGGCACAGGCATTGGCCTGGCGCTCGTGCGCCGCGAGGTGGAACGGCTCGGTGGATACATCGAGGTTGTCGAGACATCCACCCGCGGAACGATGATGTGCGTTTCACTGCCTCGCTGTCCGGAGGCGCTGGTCTACGAGGAAACGGTTCCCCATGACGAAGCCGCTGTTCCTGATCATCGATGA
- a CDS encoding cytochrome P450: MTVRFDASTRRLSLDPRSSAFYSNPYAAYAEILAQTPVAFWEELGMWCFFGYEEVNRLLRDRRFGREILHVTTREALGWPPPAAHTRDFDAIDAHSLLEREPPAHTRLRALVSRAFVSRRVESLRPIIEGMAHELVDGFPDDPFDLIAHYATPIPVRIIARMLGVPESMAPQLLSWSHDMVAMYGVGRSHAVEVQANTAAADFAAFVRELVAARRHAPGDDLLSVLIAAEEDGARLSEAELVSTVVLLLNAGHEATVHALGNAVRVLLEHAPQLVGAIRDDALVARVVEESLRFAPPLHLFKRFVLHDTQESEITLRRGEQIALVLGATGRDPRLQAHPNAYRPGQAEARHTSFGAGNHFCVGAPLARLELQCALQVLFTRCPSLRLVETPVVKDSWHFHGHEALVVRK; the protein is encoded by the coding sequence ATGACGGTCCGCTTCGATGCGAGTACGCGGCGGCTGTCGCTCGACCCGCGCAGTTCGGCGTTCTACAGCAATCCCTATGCGGCCTACGCGGAGATCCTCGCGCAGACACCGGTGGCCTTCTGGGAAGAGCTGGGGATGTGGTGCTTCTTCGGCTACGAGGAGGTGAACCGGCTGCTGCGTGATCGCCGCTTCGGCCGGGAGATCCTGCACGTGACCACGCGCGAAGCGCTCGGCTGGCCACCGCCCGCCGCTCACACGCGCGATTTCGACGCCATCGACGCCCACAGTCTGCTCGAGCGTGAGCCGCCGGCCCATACGCGACTGCGCGCCCTGGTGAGTCGCGCGTTCGTATCGCGGCGCGTGGAGTCGCTGCGCCCCATCATCGAAGGCATGGCGCACGAACTGGTGGACGGTTTCCCCGACGACCCGTTCGACCTCATCGCCCACTACGCCACCCCCATTCCGGTCCGCATCATTGCGCGCATGCTGGGGGTGCCCGAGTCCATGGCGCCGCAGCTGCTCAGCTGGTCGCACGACATGGTGGCGATGTACGGCGTGGGACGAAGCCACGCGGTCGAGGTGCAGGCCAACACGGCGGCGGCCGATTTCGCGGCCTTCGTGCGCGAGCTGGTCGCGGCGCGCCGTCACGCTCCGGGCGACGATCTGCTGTCGGTCCTCATTGCGGCCGAGGAAGACGGCGCGCGTCTGTCGGAGGCGGAGCTGGTGAGCACGGTGGTGCTGCTGCTCAACGCCGGGCACGAGGCCACGGTGCACGCGCTGGGGAACGCGGTGCGGGTCCTGCTCGAGCACGCGCCGCAACTCGTGGGCGCCATACGGGACGACGCGCTGGTGGCCCGCGTAGTGGAGGAGTCCCTGCGCTTCGCGCCGCCGCTGCATCTCTTCAAGCGCTTTGTGCTGCACGACACGCAGGAAAGCGAGATCACGTTGCGGCGCGGTGAGCAGATCGCGCTGGTGCTGGGCGCGACGGGGCGCGATCCGCGTCTCCAGGCGCACCCCAACGCGTATCGGCCCGGGCAGGCGGAGGCACGGCATACCAGCTTTGGCGCCGGCAACCATTTCTGTGTGGGCGCCCCGCTGGCGCGACTGGAACTGCAGTGCGCGTTGCAGGTGCTGTTTACCCGGTGCCCATCGCTGCGGCTGGTGGAGACACCGGTGGTGAAGGACAGTTGGCACTTTCACGGTCATGAGGCGCTCGTGGTGCGCAAATGA
- a CDS encoding NAD-dependent succinate-semialdehyde dehydrogenase, which produces MTVALWREQAYVNGAWIDAATSRTFGVHNPSSGEQIARVVDAGTAETEQAIAAAHAAWPAWRDRTAKERAAVLRRWHDLMLAHQDELATLMSRESGKVITESRGEVAYGAAFVEWFAEEGKRAYGDVLPSSARDRRLVVIKQGIGVSAAITPWNFPLAMITRKVAPALAAGCPVVIKPAAETPLTALALAALAEAAGFPAGVYNTVPTTESDAVGKVLCAHPLVRKLSFTGSTAVGRQLMAQCAPTLKKLSLELGGNAPFIVFDDADVEAAVRGALLSKYRHNGQTCVCVNRILVQRGVYDQFVARFSEAVAGLRSGDVFDPAVQVGPLISDRAVAKVSAFVADAIAHGARVVCGGRVRGGRFFEPTVLADATPAMRIAREEVFGPVAPIFAFDTEADAVAMANDTAYGLAAYFYSRDVGRCWRVAEALEYGMVGINEGLISTELAPFGGVKESGMGREGSKYGLDAYLEIKYLCFGGI; this is translated from the coding sequence ATGACCGTGGCCCTGTGGCGCGAGCAGGCGTATGTGAACGGCGCGTGGATCGACGCCGCCACGTCGCGCACCTTTGGCGTGCACAATCCGTCCAGCGGCGAGCAGATCGCGCGGGTGGTTGATGCGGGGACGGCGGAGACCGAGCAGGCCATTGCCGCGGCGCACGCGGCTTGGCCCGCGTGGCGCGACCGCACCGCCAAGGAGCGCGCCGCGGTGTTGCGCCGGTGGCACGATCTCATGCTGGCGCATCAGGACGAGCTGGCCACGCTCATGTCCAGGGAGAGCGGTAAGGTCATTACGGAAAGCCGTGGCGAGGTGGCGTACGGCGCGGCGTTCGTGGAGTGGTTTGCCGAAGAGGGGAAGCGCGCCTACGGTGATGTGTTGCCGTCGTCGGCTCGCGATCGCCGTCTCGTGGTCATCAAGCAGGGCATCGGGGTCTCCGCCGCCATCACGCCGTGGAACTTCCCGTTGGCCATGATCACGCGCAAAGTGGCGCCGGCGCTGGCCGCGGGGTGTCCGGTGGTCATCAAGCCCGCGGCGGAAACACCGCTCACGGCGCTCGCGCTGGCGGCCCTGGCCGAGGCCGCGGGTTTTCCCGCCGGGGTGTACAACACGGTGCCCACGACCGAAAGCGACGCGGTGGGCAAGGTGCTGTGCGCGCATCCCCTGGTGCGGAAGCTGTCGTTCACCGGGTCCACCGCGGTAGGCCGGCAACTCATGGCACAGTGTGCGCCCACGCTCAAGAAGCTCTCACTCGAGCTGGGAGGAAACGCGCCGTTCATCGTGTTCGATGATGCCGACGTGGAGGCGGCGGTGCGTGGGGCCCTGCTCTCCAAGTACCGGCACAACGGGCAAACCTGCGTGTGCGTAAACCGCATTCTCGTGCAGCGTGGCGTGTACGATCAGTTCGTCGCCCGTTTCAGTGAGGCGGTCGCCGGGCTGCGCAGCGGTGATGTTTTCGATCCGGCGGTGCAGGTGGGGCCGCTCATCAGTGATCGTGCGGTTGCCAAGGTCAGCGCGTTCGTGGCCGATGCCATTGCGCACGGGGCACGGGTGGTGTGCGGCGGGCGCGTTCGCGGCGGGCGCTTCTTCGAGCCCACGGTGCTTGCCGATGCCACCCCCGCCATGCGCATCGCGCGCGAGGAGGTGTTCGGTCCCGTCGCGCCCATCTTTGCCTTCGATACGGAGGCCGATGCGGTGGCGATGGCCAACGACACGGCGTACGGACTCGCTGCCTACTTCTACAGCCGGGATGTGGGGCGTTGCTGGCGCGTGGCCGAAGCGCTGGAGTACGGCATGGTGGGCATCAACGAAGGGCTCATTTCCACCGAGCTTGCCCCGTTCGGCGGCGTGAAGGAATCGGGCATGGGACGCGAAGGATCGAAGTACGGGCTCGATGCCTACCTCGAGATCAAGTACCTCTGCTTTGGCGGCATCTGA
- a CDS encoding zinc-dependent alcohol dehydrogenase family protein, which translates to MSRLHTTGAVLRSRAPARPYDVTRPLVLERLTLAAPEPGEVLVRVTAAGLCHSDLSVIDGTRARPLPMLLGHEAVGEVLELGSAVRDLAVGDQVVCTFVPSCGSCLSCAVGRPALCEQAAAANGAGELPEGGSRLRDGNGAPVHHHLGVSAFSEYAVVSRRSLVRIDHAVSPQIAALFGCAVMTGVGAIANTAALRLGETVLVTGLGGIGFAAVLGALAGGASTVIAADVSEGKLALARTLGAQHTVNVANPQAVEHVRDLTHGGVDIGLEAAGAVAALEFTYRCTRRGGRTVTAGLPHPEQQLGLAPVQLVAEERTLRGSYLGGCVPLRDIPAYIRLYQRGRLPVDRLLTHEMPLADINTGFERLAAGEAIRQVVRC; encoded by the coding sequence ATGAGCCGTCTGCACACCACCGGAGCCGTCCTGCGCAGCCGCGCGCCGGCACGCCCGTACGATGTGACCCGCCCGCTCGTGCTCGAGCGCCTCACGCTGGCCGCACCCGAGCCCGGCGAGGTGCTGGTGCGCGTCACGGCGGCGGGGTTGTGCCATTCCGACCTGTCGGTGATCGACGGCACCCGCGCGCGCCCGCTCCCCATGCTGCTGGGGCACGAGGCGGTGGGCGAGGTGCTCGAGCTGGGCAGCGCCGTCCGCGATCTCGCGGTGGGCGACCAGGTGGTCTGCACCTTCGTGCCCTCATGTGGCAGCTGCCTGTCCTGCGCCGTGGGGCGGCCGGCGCTGTGCGAGCAGGCCGCTGCCGCCAATGGCGCGGGCGAACTGCCCGAAGGTGGAAGCCGCTTGCGCGACGGCAACGGCGCACCCGTTCATCATCATCTCGGTGTCTCGGCGTTCAGCGAGTATGCCGTGGTCTCGCGACGGTCGCTGGTGCGCATCGACCACGCCGTCTCGCCGCAGATCGCCGCCCTCTTCGGCTGCGCCGTGATGACCGGGGTGGGCGCCATCGCCAATACCGCTGCGCTGCGTCTCGGCGAGACCGTGCTGGTGACGGGACTGGGCGGAATCGGTTTCGCCGCCGTGCTTGGCGCGCTGGCCGGCGGGGCCAGCACCGTGATCGCTGCCGATGTGAGCGAGGGCAAGCTGGCGCTCGCCCGCACGCTCGGTGCGCAGCACACGGTCAACGTCGCCAATCCGCAGGCAGTCGAGCATGTCCGTGACCTGACCCACGGCGGCGTGGACATTGGGCTCGAGGCGGCAGGCGCCGTGGCGGCGCTCGAGTTCACGTACCGGTGCACCCGACGTGGCGGGCGTACGGTCACCGCCGGGTTGCCCCACCCGGAGCAGCAGCTGGGGTTGGCCCCGGTGCAGCTGGTGGCCGAGGAGCGCACCCTGCGGGGAAGCTATCTGGGCGGCTGTGTCCCGCTGCGCGACATTCCGGCGTACATCCGCCTGTACCAGCGTGGCCGGCTTCCGGTGGATCGGCTGCTCACGCACGAGATGCCACTCGCGGACATCAATACCGGCTTCGAGCGCCTCGCGGCGGGTGAAGCCATACGACAGGTCGTGCGTTGCTGA
- a CDS encoding ATP-binding protein — MTGAALLLPADALGRHRLKVAFVGTHGVGKTTLCFDLAAQLKRLDLGVDIVKEVARRCPLPINEDTTFDAQAWILHTQIAEEIEAVAQYEVVVCDRSVLDNYAYLVARAGRQPELEPLVLQWVRSYHTLFKVPVTAAPTFDGKRAVSPAFQRQIDEIIEELLHRFGIEAVRLDPEARADWTNAALRALRLPLTPPQIDLFRGTN; from the coding sequence ATGACCGGTGCCGCCCTCCTGCTCCCTGCCGACGCCCTCGGGCGTCATCGGCTCAAGGTCGCGTTCGTGGGTACCCACGGCGTGGGCAAGACGACGCTCTGCTTCGATCTGGCGGCGCAACTCAAGCGGCTCGACCTGGGTGTGGACATCGTGAAGGAAGTGGCGCGTCGGTGTCCGTTGCCCATCAACGAGGACACCACCTTCGATGCCCAGGCGTGGATTCTCCACACGCAGATCGCCGAGGAGATCGAAGCGGTCGCGCAGTACGAGGTGGTGGTGTGTGACCGATCGGTGCTCGACAACTACGCATATCTCGTGGCACGCGCCGGTCGGCAGCCGGAGCTGGAGCCGCTGGTGCTGCAGTGGGTGCGGAGCTATCACACGCTCTTCAAGGTCCCCGTGACCGCCGCACCCACGTTCGATGGTAAGCGGGCGGTGAGCCCGGCCTTTCAGCGACAGATCGACGAGATCATCGAGGAGCTGCTGCACCGGTTCGGAATCGAGGCGGTGCGGCTCGATCCCGAGGCCCGCGCCGACTGGACGAATGCGGCGCTGCGCGCGCTGCGGTTGCCGCTCACCCCGCCCCAGATCGATCTGTTCCGCGGCACGAACTGA
- a CDS encoding metal-sensitive transcriptional regulator: MSNVSSKRRSARGTTPVPDTVSVAVSLAVPPDEPLAGCGCAASNAASDGAPRKAVAVDAGAKERNRKRLRRIEGQVRGLQKMVDDDRYCADILTQIASVHEALRAVGRELMRNHLKHCATAAIRQGPKEAEGMYDELVEMIYRTAR, encoded by the coding sequence ATGTCCAACGTCTCGTCGAAGCGCCGGTCTGCGCGCGGCACCACGCCTGTGCCGGACACGGTTTCCGTGGCGGTCTCGCTCGCGGTACCACCGGACGAACCGCTGGCCGGCTGTGGATGTGCCGCGTCGAACGCCGCGTCCGATGGCGCGCCCCGCAAGGCGGTGGCAGTGGATGCCGGGGCCAAGGAACGCAATCGCAAGCGCCTGCGGCGCATCGAGGGGCAGGTGCGCGGGCTGCAGAAGATGGTGGATGACGACCGGTACTGCGCCGACATTCTCACCCAGATCGCCAGTGTGCACGAAGCGCTGCGCGCCGTGGGGCGTGAGCTCATGCGCAATCACCTCAAGCACTGCGCCACTGCCGCCATCCGGCAGGGACCGAAAGAAGCGGAAGGGATGTACGACGAGCTGGTGGAGATGATCTATCGGACAGCGCGATAG